Proteins encoded in a region of the Acomys russatus chromosome 14, mAcoRus1.1, whole genome shotgun sequence genome:
- the Thyn1 gene encoding thymocyte nuclear protein 1, producing the protein MPRPRKRLTAPAGPDKKELSEKRAKTENSEATSVKLESTSPQKTSASNNCGKNVSNYWLMKSEPESRLEKGVDVKFSIEDLKAQPKQTACWDGVRNYQARNFLRAMKLEEKAFFYHSNCKQPGIAGLMKIVKEAYPDHTQFEKNNPHYDPSSKEDNPKWSMVDVQFVRMMKRFISLDELKAHHQAHKATGGPLKTMTLFTRQRLSVQPLTQEEFDFILSLEETEPS; encoded by the exons ATGCCAAGACCCCGGAAGAGACTGACTGCCCCTGCTGGCCCAG ACAAGAAGGAGCTATCAGAAAAACGTGCTAAAACTGAAAACTCAGAAGCTACATCAGTTAAGCTAGAGAGTACCAGCCCTCAGAAGACTTCAGCCTCTAACAACTGTGGCAAGAATGTAAGCAACTACTGGCTGATGAAGTCAGAGCCAGAAAGCCGCCTGGAGAAAGGTGTAGACGTGAAG TTCAGCATCGAGGATCTCAAAGCACAGCCCAAGCAGACAGCATGCTGGGATGGTGTTCGCAACTATCAG GCTCGGAACTTCCTCAGGGCCATGAAGTTGGAGGAAAAAGCCTTCTTCTACCACAGCAACTGCAAACAGCCAGGCATCGCGGGACTTATGAAG ATTGTAAAGGAGGCGTACCCAGACCACACACAGTTTGAGAAAAACAATCCCCATTATGACCCATCCAGCAAAGAGGACAATCCTAAATGGTCAATG GTGGATGTACAGTTTGTTCGAATGATGAAGCGTTTCATCTCCCTGGATGAACTGAAAGCCCATCACCAGGCCCACAAGGCTACTGGTGGCCCCTTAAAAACCATGACTCTCTTCACTCGCCAGAGACTTTCAGTTCAGCCTCTGACTCAAG aagagtttgattttattttgagccTGGAGGAAACAGAACCAAGTTAA